In the Leishmania donovani BPK282A1 complete genome, chromosome 31 genome, one interval contains:
- a CDS encoding lipase, putative, producing the protein MTQLYLYRLVGFTTVVAGLIVFLTLYTVSTLRTKDSEATIVGVNSARYNVTDGWKALHFSKAAYCEVENLRHWSCGNTCSNATPDFHVFNIYENTSTGNVGYSGVDHDAERIVVAFRGTYNTVNWLQNLDFWLTPYPHPGCGKGCKIHRGFYSAYSSLRTQMIEDVLLLHARYPFYTLFITGHSLGGAMAMLAAVELTTWNMLEADVLGKDVQSRGAVSPPLHLAPVELYTFGEPRVGNGYFSNWSLSVLTRKRSFRLTHARDPVPHVPPRTFTYVHMPREVWYPTDGEKYHLCRGTGFSEDPLCSNSVFGTRVSDHLIYLGICTRCECTVKEMEEIYSYELPPEMYNIIALDHAMDDPNFTYRRAL; encoded by the coding sequence ATGACGCAGTTGTACTTGTACAGGTTGGTGGGCTTCACCACAGTCGTCGCTGGCCTGATCGTGTTTCTGACCCTGTACACCGTCTCGACTCTCCGGACGAAGGATAGTGAAGCGACCATCGTTGGCGTGAACTCAGCGCGTTACAACGTCACCGATGGATGGAAAGCGCTGCACTTTTCCAAGGCCGCATACTGCGAAGTGGAAAATTTGAGGCACTGGAGCTGCGGCAACACCTGCTCCAACGCCACTCCTGATTTTCACGTCTTCAACATCTACGAAAACACCTCGACTGGCAACGTCGGATACAGCGGCGTTGACCATGACGCGGAGCGGATTGTCGTGGCCTTCCGCGGTACGTACAACACGGTGAACTGGCTTCAAAATTTGGACTTCTGGCTCACGCCATACCCGCACCCCGGCTGCGGAAAGGGCTGCAAGATTCACCGCGGCTTCTACAGCGCTTACAGCAGCCTTCGCACACAGATGATCGAAGATGTGCTGTTGTTACATGCGCGGTATCCCTTCTACACCCTCTTTATCACCGGCCACTCCCTCGGTGGTGCAATGGCCAtgctcgctgccgtcgagcTCACAACGTGGAACATGTTGGAGGCTGACGTACTGGGCAAGGACGTGCAGTCCCGCGGTGCGGTGTCCCCGCCATTGCACctggcgccggtggagcTCTACACATTTGGTGAACCACGCGTGGGAAACGGGTACTTCTCGAACTGGTCTCTGTCTGTCCTGACCAGGAAGCGGTCGTTTCGCCTCACCCACGCAAGGGACCCTGTGCCGCACGTGCCACCGCGCACGTTTACCTATGTGCACATGCCACGGGAAGTGTGGTACCCCACGGACGGCGAAAAGTACCATCTGTGCCGGGGCACCGGCTTCTCCGAGGACCCGCTctgcagcaacagcgtgTTCGGCACAAGAGTGTCGGATCATCTCATCTACCTCGGTATTTGCACGCGATGCGAGTGCACGGTGaaagagatggaggagatCTACAGCTACGAGCTGCCACCCGAGATGTACAATATTATCGCCCTCGATCACGCCATGGACGACCCAAACTTTACATACCGCCGAGCTCTCTag
- a CDS encoding uridine kinase-like protein, which translates to MPPYDYVHHARSGSTITTTPTRIIMVEGILFFTNAELCKEMDGLIFVGTARGICLTRRAECDIKECGRTFKSVIEQYATTVRPVHCAYAEPSKLSVDISAPRWKNNGVAFGVLRVTQSHDPPPHTIKCDAAPPGLPNTIVCSVCEPFSLNPLMNTHMREVLSTSLGLLLLCLSYRWTASFFESADRQTHKRPRLPAVQLTSSI; encoded by the coding sequence ATGCCCCCGTACGACTATGTGCACCACGCCCGCTCTGGCAGCACAATCacaacgacgccgacgcgcatCATCATGGTCGAGGGCATTCTCTTCTTCACAAACGCGGAACTGTGTAAAGAGATGGATGGCCTCATATTCGTGGGTACAGCACGGGGCATCTGCCTGACTCGGCGCGCTGAGTGCGACATAAAGGAGTGCGGCCGCACCTTCAAGTCTGTCATTGAGCAGTACGCGACGACAGTGCGTCCCGTGCACTGCGCGTACGCTGAGCCGTCCAAGTTAAGCGTCGACATCAGCGCACCTCGGTGGAAGAACAACGGCGTGGCGTTCGGGGTTTTGAGGGTCACGCAGAGCCATGACCCCCCACCTCACACCATAAAATGTGATGCGGCGCCACCAGGACTGCCGAATACGATTGTGTGCTCGGTCTGTGAACCGTTTTCGTTGAACCCGCTAATGAATACCCACATGCGGGAAGTGCTCTCCACCTCGCTAGGCTTGCTGCTCTTGTGTCTCTCTTATCGATGGACTGCCTCTTTCTTTGAGAGTGCTGATAGACAAACGCACAAGCGCCCCCGCCTGCCTGCTGTACAGCTGACTTCTTCCATATGA